The genomic DNA CTGCAACGATTCAAGTAATTCcaataatttgattataaaaaatcctcgacacaaatttgttgcttcgtttaaactctgcagctcaggtgccTCCGTGTAAGCAGATTGTTTCATCCACATTAGCACCATTAAACTTCTCTGTCGCTGCGACCGAGTGTATCATCACTGACACGTTTctttccacacctccactgctctTTGCCGTGTGTGCGTGTTGCACTGACTGTgttgagaatttcagctgttatttttttttattttacttcagctgtagctacaaGAACGAATCGTgatcgattactaaaataattcaTAGTTGCAGCACTAGTTAATCCTGACTCAGAACTATTTGAAGGCTTAACTGAGATCAATAATAGCtagtgtctttttttaatgtcttcagGAAAGACACCAcagctgcaaaaaacaaaagaaagtccACATTATTTAAAAGTGAGTCTTTGTGTTGGTGAAGGTGAAAGTCCTGGATCATGGTTTGGTTGGTGACTCTCAGGAGGCGTCCGCTTTTTGAGCTGATTTTCACTTCGGTTAACAGGAGGAGTtacaatccttaaaataaaaaccaaataaCACTCTTAATATTAACAGCTTAGAGAGCAAAAAGAGATATGCATCAGAGTTGGTTGACATGTGCAGCAAACATCAGATTAGAAAGGAAGTAGAAGAATGAACTCTAGAGGAAAGTTAGAAGATTTTAAATATCACAGATTATCAAAGagaaaaagttttaaataactttccaagtctaaaatgaaaagataaagcGTGACTTACTCCTGAGTGTCTCTGCTCATAGTTTCATTCATCTGGAGCTCCCTGTGAGCCAGACTGAAAGATTTAAGAACAGTTAAAGCTGCACAAACATTTATCAGCTGAACCAAAAGGAGAAACTGTTTAAGACGAGTACCTGCTCTGAGATTTCTGTCTGTGCAGGACAAACATGAGAGCAGCAACACAGACAACCAACAACACAGAGGACAGAATGACTAAAATCCTGATTCCTTTGAGAAACACAGGagacaaaacaatgaaataacacctataaaaagagaaagactgaacaggaaaactgactttaaaacatacaaatattaACAAACCTAAACTTCTGTGATTAGATCCTGATTTCTCATCCAAACCTGAAAATGAACCCAAACATTAGAATCACAGAGTAATCATCAATTTATGAATCAATGACTTTGAAAGAATTtctcaccatcaccatcatcatcatcatcctcaggaATGACCTGAATGACCTCTATCTGAGGAGCAGAGAGCACTCGTGCTGCACATCCCACCTGTGTGCTGTTTCTCCGTGAACCTGAGAGCACAGCTGTAGTGGTGACAGTGAATGTAGCGTTGGTGTTGGACACACTGACAGTGTTGTACTGGGAGAAGTTGAGGTGGTGTTGTGAGACACTGAGTGTCACAGTGGGAGCAGGTCGACCAGTGGCTGAACAGGAAACAACCCACTCTGCAGGAGAGTTTGACTCTCTGACATCAAGAACAGGTTCATGCAGCTctgagaaggaggaagaatcAACATGTTCTCACAGAGACACCAGCTTCTAACACATTTATGtccactgtttgtttcactgGCCACGTAGTGCAGAGACAACAACTTCTCCCAAAGGAGATGGTCATTGATTTTAGAAGCTCACACACCCAACACCCTCCTATAATGATCAAAGGTTCTAGAGTTGCAAGGGTGAGTAGCACCAAATTTCTGGGTGAGCACATATCAGGCATCACGACCTCCCCTGGACCACCAATTCTGCAGCACTGCAGGTATCCTAACCCGCTGCATCACTGTTTGGAAGCTTAACAGCCTCCAAACAGAAGACTCCACAGTGCATAGCGAAGGCTGCTGAAAAGTTAATCCGCATCCCACTCCCCTCCCACTTTGGAGGtatatagacccttttacagcctacaTCATCAAAGGATGTGCGCACATTTTGGCAACGGAAGTGAACTGCtgctccattcaaatcaataagaacaacGAGTCTTCACAGCGTTTAAACCTGATTTAAAAGCAATATCAGCATCAAgcgtgtttggctgtcagaatttctttaataccaaaactggactgaagttgtaccgaatcccacgggatcacagc from Archocentrus centrarchus isolate MPI-CPG fArcCen1 chromosome 2, fArcCen1, whole genome shotgun sequence includes the following:
- the LOC115798982 gene encoding OX-2 membrane glycoprotein-like isoform X2 yields the protein MQHLRLIIAIFISGIFDKALTAVIQTQQTVLAAVGEDAEFSCQLLEAKDVLQVTWQKISGDGGENVATYNKYFGQRVNDGFTDKFKFKYTGLQNCSIVIRNVVEQDEACYHCLFNTYPEGSFIGKPCLQVYELHEPVLDVRESNSPAEWVVSCSATGRPAPTVTLSVSQHHLNFSQYNTVSVSNTNATFTVTTTAVLSGSRRNSTQVGCAARVLSAPQIEVIQVIPEDDDDDGLDEKSGSNHRSLGIRILVILSSVLLVVCVAALMFVLHRQKSQSSLAHRELQMNETMSRDTQEIVTPPVNRSENQLKKRTPPESHQPNHDPGLSPSPTQRLTFK
- the LOC115798982 gene encoding OX-2 membrane glycoprotein-like isoform X1; protein product: MQHLRLIIAIFISGIFDKALTAVIQTQQTVLAAVGEDAEFSCQLLEAKDVLQVTWQKISGDGGENVATYNKYFGQRVNDGFTDKFKFKYTGLQNCSIVIRNVVEQDEACYHCLFNTYPEGSFIGKPCLQVYELHEPVLDVRESNSPAEWVVSCSATGRPAPTVTLSVSQHHLNFSQYNTVSVSNTNATFTVTTTAVLSGSRRNSTQVGCAARVLSAPQIEVIQVIPEDDDDDGDGLDEKSGSNHRSLGIRILVILSSVLLVVCVAALMFVLHRQKSQSSLAHRELQMNETMSRDTQEIVTPPVNRSENQLKKRTPPESHQPNHDPGLSPSPTQRLTFK